One Citricoccus sp. K5 DNA window includes the following coding sequences:
- a CDS encoding O-methyltransferase has product MKALSPHQTDKHASWAFAESRPAEDDVLLRARERSSDLGIVPVTEGTAALLTVLAATRSPSTLVEIGTGAGVSGIALMRGLTRDAMLTTIDPDAEALRAAREGFAEGGFPANRTRMITGRARTVVPRLNSKAYDLVFLDADKASLVFHVEQAARLLRPGGLLIVNDALDEDRVPKPAVREASTVAAREAGKLLRDEETWHSALVPTGSGVLLAVRR; this is encoded by the coding sequence ATGAAGGCCCTGAGCCCCCACCAGACGGACAAGCATGCCAGCTGGGCATTCGCGGAGTCCCGTCCGGCCGAGGACGACGTGCTCCTGCGGGCCCGGGAGCGGTCCTCCGACCTGGGGATCGTGCCGGTCACCGAGGGCACCGCCGCCCTGCTGACCGTCTTGGCCGCCACCCGCTCCCCCTCGACCCTGGTGGAGATCGGCACCGGTGCCGGCGTCTCCGGCATCGCCCTGATGCGCGGTCTCACCCGGGACGCCATGCTGACCACCATCGATCCCGATGCCGAGGCTCTGCGCGCGGCCCGCGAGGGGTTCGCCGAGGGCGGGTTCCCCGCCAACCGCACCCGCATGATCACGGGCCGGGCCCGCACCGTGGTCCCGCGGCTCAACAGCAAGGCCTACGACCTGGTGTTCCTCGATGCGGACAAGGCCTCGCTGGTCTTCCACGTGGAGCAGGCAGCGCGGCTGCTGCGTCCCGGGGGCCTGCTGATCGTCAACGACGCCCTCGATGAGGATCGGGTCCCCAAGCCCGCCGTCCGTGAGGCGTCCACCGTGGCCGCCCGGGAGGCCGGCAAGCTGCTGCGGGATGAGGAGACCTGGCATTCCGCACTGGTCCCCACCGGCTCCGGCGTGCTGCTGGCCGTGCGCCGCTGA
- a CDS encoding DUF3117 domain-containing protein: MAAMKPRTGDGPMEVTKEGRSLIMRVPIDGGGRLVLELNKDEANALKECLVGVTDA; encoded by the coding sequence ATGGCAGCCATGAAGCCTCGTACCGGGGATGGTCCCATGGAAGTGACCAAGGAGGGCCGGAGCCTGATCATGCGCGTGCCGATCGACGGTGGCGGCCGCCTGGTGCTTGAACTCAACAAGGATGAGGCGAACGCGCTCAAGGAGTGCCTCGTCGGCGTCACCGACGCCTGA
- a CDS encoding DivIVA domain-containing protein, which produces MNVFMVLVLVAAVVVVGLLALAVTGKTGFAAPLSEPVRALPPVLLPPSPEAEDVDALRLSPGLRGYRMDQVDEVLATLSGALAERDAEIARLRQLAGRIPGQSADDVV; this is translated from the coding sequence GTGAACGTGTTCATGGTGCTGGTCCTGGTGGCCGCCGTCGTCGTGGTGGGGCTTCTCGCCCTGGCCGTCACGGGCAAGACGGGGTTCGCAGCGCCGCTGTCCGAGCCTGTGCGTGCCCTGCCGCCGGTCCTGCTGCCCCCGTCTCCGGAAGCGGAGGACGTGGACGCGCTGCGCTTGTCGCCGGGGCTGCGCGGATACCGCATGGACCAGGTCGACGAGGTGCTCGCGACGCTGTCCGGGGCCCTGGCCGAGCGGGATGCTGAGATCGCGAGGCTGCGTCAACTGGCGGGGAGAATACCGGGCCAAAGTGCAGATGACGTCGTGTGA
- a CDS encoding TIGR00730 family Rossman fold protein, whose product MSHHGDADASAPRIRRGAQTLRGAAAAGPTFDQLLLRSDDARSSERQSTTTDAWRVLRIQGEFVEGFGALADLGPAISVFGSARTAPGAAEYEQAREVGYRLAEAGFSVVTGGGPGAMEAANRGAKEAGGLSVGLGIELPHEQGMNDWVDLGVDFRYFFVRKVMFLKYSQGFVVVPGGLGTLDELFEALTLVQTGKVTAFPVVLLGRDFWGPLVAWIRDSLVKRGMVNPVDVSLLQLADTPEEAVDLVLNTVAGGRWPDREDWDPDHQRLTADHGFASGDPQ is encoded by the coding sequence ATGTCACACCACGGCGATGCGGACGCCTCCGCTCCGCGAATCCGGCGCGGCGCTCAAACCCTGCGCGGTGCTGCTGCAGCCGGTCCGACCTTCGACCAATTGCTGCTTCGTTCAGACGACGCCCGATCATCGGAACGGCAGTCCACCACCACGGACGCGTGGCGGGTGCTGCGCATCCAAGGCGAGTTCGTCGAGGGCTTCGGTGCCCTGGCGGACCTCGGGCCGGCCATCTCCGTGTTCGGGTCCGCGCGCACCGCACCCGGCGCGGCCGAGTACGAGCAGGCCCGAGAGGTGGGGTACCGGCTCGCCGAGGCCGGTTTCAGCGTGGTCACCGGAGGCGGGCCCGGGGCCATGGAGGCGGCCAACCGCGGCGCCAAGGAGGCCGGCGGGCTGTCGGTGGGCCTGGGTATCGAGCTGCCCCATGAGCAGGGAATGAACGACTGGGTCGACCTCGGCGTCGACTTCCGCTACTTCTTCGTGCGCAAGGTGATGTTCCTGAAGTACTCCCAGGGATTCGTGGTGGTCCCCGGTGGTCTGGGCACCCTGGACGAGCTGTTCGAGGCCCTCACCCTGGTCCAGACCGGGAAGGTTACCGCCTTTCCGGTGGTGCTGCTGGGGCGGGACTTCTGGGGCCCGTTGGTGGCCTGGATCAGAGACAGCCTGGTCAAGCGCGGCATGGTCAATCCCGTCGACGTGAGCCTGCTCCAGCTGGCCGACACCCCGGAAGAGGCCGTGGACCTCGTGCTCAACACGGTGGCCGGGGGACGATGGCCCGACCGGGAGGACTGGGACCCGGACCATCAGCGGCTCACGGCGGACCACGGGTTTGCGTCGGGTGATCCCCAGTGA
- a CDS encoding amino acid ABC transporter ATP-binding protein, with product MTQSTPAPTDPPAADSTAKRALVELDNVNKHFGSFQALKDINLTIPEGQVAIVIGPSGSGKSTLCRTINRLETIDEGGTIRIDGKPLPAEGKGLAQLRADVGMVFQSFNLFAHKSIVENVTLGPIKVKGIKKSQANDEAMALLERVGVAQQAKKMPAQLSGGQQQRVAIARALAMRPKVMLFDEPTSALDPEMVQEVLDVMVQLAHEGMTMVVVTHEMGFARKAGDRVIFMDEGAILEDTDPESFFMNPQHPRAKDFLGKILTH from the coding sequence ATGACGCAGAGCACACCGGCCCCGACGGATCCCCCCGCAGCCGACTCCACCGCAAAGCGGGCCCTCGTTGAACTGGACAATGTCAACAAGCACTTCGGTTCGTTCCAAGCCCTCAAGGACATCAACCTGACCATTCCCGAGGGGCAGGTGGCAATCGTCATCGGCCCCTCCGGTTCCGGCAAGTCGACGCTCTGCCGCACCATCAACCGCCTCGAGACCATCGATGAGGGGGGCACCATCCGCATCGATGGAAAGCCGCTCCCCGCGGAGGGCAAGGGCCTCGCCCAGCTACGGGCCGATGTCGGGATGGTGTTCCAGTCCTTCAACCTCTTCGCTCACAAGTCGATCGTGGAGAACGTGACCCTGGGGCCGATCAAGGTCAAGGGCATCAAGAAGTCCCAGGCCAACGACGAGGCCATGGCCCTGCTGGAACGCGTCGGGGTCGCGCAGCAGGCCAAGAAGATGCCCGCACAGCTCTCCGGCGGCCAGCAGCAGCGCGTCGCCATCGCCCGGGCGCTGGCCATGCGGCCCAAGGTGATGCTCTTCGACGAACCCACGTCCGCCCTGGATCCCGAGATGGTCCAGGAGGTCCTGGACGTCATGGTCCAGCTGGCACACGAGGGCATGACCATGGTCGTGGTCACCCACGAGATGGGCTTCGCCCGCAAGGCCGGCGACCGTGTCATCTTCATGGACGAGGGCGCCATCCTCGAGGACACCGATCCGGAATCCTTCTTCATGAATCCGCAGCACCCGCGCGCCAAGGACTTCCTCGGGAAGATCCTGACCCACTGA
- a CDS encoding glutamate ABC transporter substrate-binding protein, with protein sequence MRKKLLSTAAIAASAALVLSACSPSSTEEGGETGGSETAGGGDSVRIGIKFDQPGLGFREGSGDPTGFDVDVAKYVATELGYTEDQIEWVQTPSANRENALEGGEVDMIFATYSITDERAERVGFAGPYFVAGQDLLVRADDTEITGPEDLEGKNLCSVTGSTSAQTIQDEYAEGVELVEQGGYAECVTYLESGQVDAVTTDDIILAGLAATPENSGKFTVVGNPFTVERYGVGIPQGSEDCQAINDAITKMKDEGAWEEALTANTEGTGYTPDEELNNGPEAEMESCEA encoded by the coding sequence ATGCGCAAGAAGCTCCTTTCCACCGCCGCCATCGCCGCGTCGGCCGCCCTCGTCCTGTCCGCCTGCTCGCCGTCCTCCACCGAGGAGGGTGGCGAGACCGGCGGCAGTGAGACCGCAGGCGGGGGCGACTCCGTCCGCATCGGCATCAAGTTCGACCAGCCGGGCCTCGGCTTCCGCGAGGGAAGCGGTGACCCGACCGGCTTCGACGTAGACGTGGCCAAGTACGTGGCCACCGAGCTGGGCTACACCGAGGACCAGATCGAATGGGTCCAGACCCCCTCGGCCAACCGCGAGAACGCCCTGGAGGGCGGCGAGGTCGACATGATCTTCGCGACCTACTCGATCACCGACGAACGCGCCGAGCGCGTGGGCTTCGCCGGACCGTACTTCGTGGCCGGCCAGGACCTGCTGGTCCGCGCCGACGACACCGAGATCACCGGCCCGGAGGACCTGGAGGGCAAGAACCTGTGCTCGGTCACCGGTTCCACCTCCGCCCAGACCATTCAGGACGAGTACGCCGAGGGCGTGGAGCTGGTGGAGCAGGGCGGCTACGCCGAGTGCGTGACCTACCTCGAGTCCGGCCAGGTGGACGCCGTCACCACCGACGACATCATCCTCGCCGGCCTGGCCGCGACCCCGGAGAATTCGGGCAAGTTCACCGTCGTCGGCAATCCCTTCACCGTCGAGCGCTACGGCGTCGGCATCCCGCAGGGTTCCGAGGATTGCCAAGCCATCAACGACGCCATCACCAAGATGAAGGACGAGGGCGCCTGGGAAGAGGCCCTGACCGCCAACACCGAGGGCACCGGCTACACGCCTGACGAGGAGCTGAACAACGGCCCCGAGGCGGAGATGGAATCCTGCGAGGCCTGA
- a CDS encoding amino acid ABC transporter permease, producing MNGFLELFADYDILGAFWMNVRLTFLAAIGSFILGTILAVFRISPVGSLRSIGTSYVNTVRNTPLTIIMVLGVLAVWGQLQITFSSDFDLNFFTYAVISLILYHAAFVCEAIRSGVNTVPLGQAEAARAIGLSFLPAARLVVLPQALRGAITPLGNTLIALTKNTTVAAAASVAEASGLMRTMIEFNPDLMIYIFLTIAIGFCIIVIPMGILTTWLSDKLAVAR from the coding sequence ATGAACGGATTCCTCGAACTCTTCGCCGACTACGACATCCTCGGCGCCTTCTGGATGAACGTCCGGCTGACGTTCCTGGCGGCCATCGGCTCCTTCATCCTCGGCACCATCCTGGCCGTCTTCCGGATCTCTCCCGTCGGCTCCCTCCGGAGCATCGGCACGTCCTACGTGAACACGGTCCGCAACACCCCGTTGACCATCATCATGGTGCTCGGCGTGCTGGCCGTATGGGGTCAGCTGCAGATCACGTTCTCCTCGGACTTCGACCTGAACTTCTTCACCTACGCCGTGATCTCCTTGATCCTCTACCACGCGGCGTTCGTGTGCGAGGCGATCCGTTCGGGCGTCAACACGGTGCCCCTCGGCCAGGCCGAGGCCGCGCGTGCGATCGGGCTCAGCTTCCTGCCGGCCGCCCGCCTGGTGGTGCTCCCACAGGCCCTGCGCGGTGCGATCACGCCGCTCGGCAACACGCTCATCGCCCTGACCAAGAACACCACGGTAGCCGCGGCAGCCTCCGTGGCCGAGGCCTCCGGACTGATGAGGACCATGATCGAGTTCAACCCGGACCTGATGATCTACATCTTCCTCACCATCGCGATCGGATTCTGCATCATCGTGATCCCCATGGGTATCCTGACCACCTGGCTCTCCGACAAATTGGCGGTGGCCCGATGA
- a CDS encoding amino acid ABC transporter permease gives MKAQASVLFDAPGPRARRNILISNAIALAVVLVVVVLVLMQLDRQGQLAPAQWTNALNANAWTNYYLPGLQFTLQSSGIAVITALVFGLVFGFLRLAPFAIIRGVSGVIVEFFRAVPVLVMMFFLYFFFSRVVAPTGLIASGDAAYYGVIVGLTVYNGAVIAELVRSGVKSLPKGQREAAAAVGMTGNQSLRLVEVPQALTAMLPSLLSQFVVILKDSALGYLIGFYELLQYSRQLGSGYSNILQTLVVAALIFIVINFILTWLATKLAGTLSSRTGGDTAPATSTTMVSTIEVAK, from the coding sequence ATGAAGGCACAGGCCTCCGTCCTCTTCGACGCCCCGGGTCCCAGGGCCCGGCGCAACATCCTGATCTCCAATGCGATCGCCCTCGCCGTGGTACTGGTCGTGGTCGTCCTCGTGCTCATGCAGCTGGACCGCCAGGGTCAGCTGGCCCCTGCCCAGTGGACCAATGCCCTCAACGCCAACGCCTGGACCAACTATTATCTGCCCGGCCTGCAGTTCACCCTGCAGTCCTCCGGCATTGCCGTGATCACGGCCCTGGTCTTCGGACTGGTCTTCGGCTTCCTGCGCTTGGCCCCGTTCGCCATCATCCGAGGGGTCTCCGGCGTCATCGTGGAGTTCTTCCGCGCCGTCCCGGTGCTCGTGATGATGTTCTTCCTGTACTTCTTCTTCTCCCGCGTGGTGGCTCCCACGGGGCTGATCGCCTCCGGGGACGCGGCGTACTACGGCGTCATCGTGGGCCTGACGGTCTACAACGGGGCCGTCATCGCCGAACTCGTCCGGTCCGGCGTGAAGTCCCTGCCGAAGGGGCAGCGGGAAGCCGCCGCGGCAGTCGGCATGACCGGCAACCAGTCCCTGCGTCTGGTGGAGGTTCCGCAGGCACTGACCGCCATGCTGCCGTCCCTGCTCAGTCAGTTCGTGGTCATCCTCAAGGACTCCGCCCTGGGCTACCTGATCGGCTTCTACGAACTGCTGCAGTACTCCCGCCAGCTGGGCTCCGGGTACTCGAACATCCTGCAGACGCTCGTGGTGGCGGCGCTGATCTTCATCGTCATCAACTTCATCCTGACCTGGCTGGCGACGAAGCTGGCGGGCACCCTGTCCTCCCGCACCGGTGGCGACACGGCCCCGGCCACCTCCACCACCATGGTGTCCACCATCGAGGTCGCCAAGTAA
- the dapE gene encoding succinyl-diaminopimelate desuccinylase yields the protein MNSTSHAGPASGHPVPVLPPLDSDVATLTAALLDIPSVSDHETPLADAVEAALRQLPRLAIHRIGDSVVARTDFGLPARVVLAGHLDTVPLPTTPGARGTVPSSWESPAGAEALTPGYETSGAGPVSLVSPASPADADVLYGRGATDMKSGVAVQLALAGWIGHDAGPLPAHDVTWVFYDHEEVGSEHSGLARVAREAPELVQADFAVLLEPTDGVVEGGCNGTNRYVVTVPGVAAHSGRAWKGENAIHAAGPLLAALAAYRPATITVEGLDYREGLNAVRINGGTAGNVIPDACTVEVNYRFAPDKDLEQAHAHVYEVLAEAGIGRDRVEVVDESHSARPGLDRPAAAAFVAAVGGTPMPKYGWTDVARFSELGVPAVNFGPGDALLAHTDDEHVTAGAIRNCLAALRRWLVPAVVPASSSS from the coding sequence ATGAACAGCACCAGCCACGCCGGGCCCGCTTCCGGCCATCCCGTCCCCGTCCTGCCGCCCCTCGATTCGGATGTGGCGACGCTGACGGCCGCGCTGCTGGACATCCCCTCGGTCTCCGACCACGAGACCCCCCTGGCCGACGCCGTCGAGGCCGCCCTGCGTCAACTGCCGCGGTTGGCGATCCACCGCATCGGGGACAGCGTCGTGGCGCGCACCGACTTCGGCCTGCCGGCCCGCGTCGTGCTCGCCGGGCACCTGGACACGGTGCCGCTGCCCACCACGCCCGGCGCGCGCGGGACGGTGCCCTCCAGCTGGGAGTCGCCGGCCGGCGCTGAGGCACTGACTCCCGGGTACGAGACGTCCGGCGCCGGACCGGTCAGCCTGGTCAGTCCGGCCAGTCCGGCGGACGCAGACGTGCTCTACGGCCGGGGAGCCACGGACATGAAGTCCGGGGTGGCCGTCCAGCTGGCGCTGGCCGGATGGATCGGGCACGACGCCGGCCCCCTCCCCGCGCACGACGTCACCTGGGTGTTCTACGACCACGAGGAGGTCGGTTCCGAACACTCGGGGCTGGCCCGCGTGGCCCGCGAGGCCCCGGAGCTGGTGCAGGCCGACTTCGCCGTGCTGCTGGAGCCCACCGACGGTGTGGTGGAGGGCGGCTGCAACGGGACCAATCGGTACGTCGTCACGGTGCCCGGGGTGGCGGCCCACTCCGGGCGGGCCTGGAAGGGGGAGAACGCCATCCACGCGGCCGGGCCCCTACTGGCGGCGCTGGCCGCTTATCGGCCCGCCACCATCACGGTCGAGGGACTCGACTACCGGGAGGGCCTGAACGCGGTCCGGATCAATGGGGGGACCGCCGGCAACGTCATCCCGGACGCCTGCACCGTGGAGGTCAACTACCGGTTCGCCCCGGACAAGGACCTCGAGCAGGCCCATGCGCACGTGTACGAGGTGCTGGCCGAGGCCGGCATCGGACGTGACCGCGTGGAGGTCGTCGACGAGTCGCACTCGGCCCGGCCCGGACTGGACCGTCCGGCCGCCGCCGCCTTCGTCGCGGCTGTAGGGGGAACGCCGATGCCGAAGTATGGCTGGACGGACGTCGCCCGGTTCTCCGAGCTCGGGGTGCCCGCGGTGAACTTCGGCCCCGGGGACGCCCTGCTGGCCCACACGGACGACGAGCATGTCACCGCCGGGGCCATCCGCAACTGCCTGGCCGCACTGCGCCGGTGGCTGGTGCCGGCAGTCGTCCCGGCATCCTCATCGTCCTGA
- the dapD gene encoding 2,3,4,5-tetrahydropyridine-2,6-dicarboxylate N-succinyltransferase: MTSTPTQPGSSLSADRSDHADAARPGGVRTASGVGLATVADDGTVLDVWYPAPVLGTDGGGLEAELAAVAVADADRGTRQQVHTVQIDLDAAPADALDAWLRLHLLSHRLAQPNTINLDGVFGVLANVVWTNFGPCLPAGFETTRLRLRARGPVQVYGVDKFPRMTDYVVPTGVRIGDADRVRLGAHLAEGTTVMHEGFVNFNAGTFGASMVEGRISAGVVVGDGSDVGGGASIMGTLSGGGSQRITIGERVLLGANSGVGISVGDDSVVEAGLYITAGTRVAVRMGTRDGSKGETGGEAGGETAHETTVKALDLSGVPHLLFRRDSSTGQVQALPRAGQTVALNDALHAN, encoded by the coding sequence ATGACTTCAACCCCCACCCAGCCGGGTTCCAGCCTGTCCGCCGACCGTTCAGACCACGCCGATGCCGCTCGCCCAGGCGGCGTGCGCACGGCCTCGGGCGTCGGGCTGGCCACCGTGGCGGACGATGGCACCGTTCTCGATGTCTGGTATCCCGCCCCGGTGCTCGGCACCGACGGCGGAGGGCTGGAGGCCGAGCTGGCCGCGGTGGCCGTCGCCGACGCCGACCGGGGCACCCGCCAGCAGGTCCACACCGTGCAGATCGATCTCGACGCGGCGCCCGCAGACGCCCTGGACGCCTGGTTGCGCCTGCACCTGCTGTCCCACCGGCTGGCGCAGCCGAACACCATCAACCTGGACGGCGTCTTCGGGGTGCTGGCCAACGTGGTGTGGACGAACTTCGGTCCCTGCCTGCCGGCCGGATTCGAGACCACACGGCTCCGGCTGCGCGCCCGCGGTCCCGTACAGGTCTACGGCGTGGACAAGTTCCCCCGTATGACCGACTACGTGGTGCCCACCGGCGTGCGCATCGGCGATGCCGACCGGGTCCGGCTCGGGGCCCACCTGGCCGAGGGCACCACCGTGATGCACGAGGGCTTCGTGAACTTCAACGCCGGAACGTTCGGCGCCTCCATGGTCGAGGGCCGGATCTCCGCCGGCGTCGTGGTCGGTGACGGCTCCGACGTGGGCGGCGGCGCCTCCATCATGGGCACCCTCTCCGGCGGGGGATCCCAGCGGATCACCATCGGCGAACGGGTACTGCTGGGCGCCAATTCCGGCGTGGGAATCTCCGTCGGCGACGATTCCGTGGTCGAGGCCGGGCTCTACATCACGGCCGGCACCCGAGTGGCCGTGCGCATGGGCACCCGTGACGGGTCCAAGGGGGAGACAGGCGGGGAGGCCGGTGGAGAAACCGCCCACGAGACCACCGTCAAGGCCCTCGACCTCTCAGGCGTCCCCCACCTGCTGTTCCGCCGCGATTCCTCCACCGGCCAGGTCCAGGCCCTGCCCCGCGCCGGCCAGACCGTGGCCCTCAACGACGCCCTGCACGCCAACTGA
- a CDS encoding citrate synthase, translating into MTENTSAQLSVDGTIVELGREKATIGNDGLNIGPLLKDTGQVTYDPGFMNTANAKSAITYIDGDEGVLRYRGYPIDQLAEHSSFLEVAYLLIYGELPTGDQLGEWDQNIRRHTMLHEDLKGFFNGFPRDAHPMPVLSSAVSALSTFYADSLDPFDEEQVHISTIRLMAKLPVIASYAFKKSIGQPMLYPDNSLNLVENFLRQSFGVPAEPYELDPDMVKALDLLLILHADHEQNCSTSTVRLVGSSHANMFASISAGINALYGPLHGGANEAVLNMLRSIKSDGVKPEDFMEKVKNKEDGVKLMGFGHRVYKNYDPRAKIVKQTAHDILGKLGGNDELLDIAMRLEEKALADDYFIERRLYPNVDFYTGLIYKAMGFPEKMFTPLFALGRLPGWIAQWRELIEDPATKIGRPRQVYTGHALRDYPSR; encoded by the coding sequence ATGACCGAAAACACTTCAGCTCAGCTGTCCGTTGACGGCACGATCGTCGAGCTGGGCCGCGAGAAGGCCACCATCGGCAACGACGGTCTGAACATCGGACCGCTGCTGAAGGACACCGGTCAGGTCACCTATGACCCTGGCTTCATGAACACGGCCAACGCCAAGTCGGCCATCACCTACATCGACGGTGATGAGGGCGTGCTGCGCTACCGCGGCTACCCGATCGATCAGCTGGCCGAGCACTCCTCCTTCCTCGAGGTCGCCTACCTGTTGATCTACGGCGAGTTGCCGACCGGGGACCAACTGGGCGAGTGGGACCAGAACATCCGCCGCCACACCATGCTGCACGAGGACCTCAAGGGCTTCTTCAACGGATTCCCGCGGGACGCGCACCCCATGCCGGTGCTGTCCTCGGCCGTGTCCGCCCTGTCCACCTTCTACGCGGACTCCCTGGACCCGTTCGACGAGGAACAGGTCCACATCTCCACCATCCGCCTGATGGCCAAGCTGCCGGTGATCGCGTCCTACGCCTTCAAGAAGTCCATCGGCCAGCCGATGCTCTATCCGGACAACTCCCTGAACCTGGTGGAGAACTTCCTGCGCCAGAGCTTCGGTGTCCCCGCCGAGCCGTACGAGCTGGACCCGGACATGGTCAAGGCTCTGGACCTCCTGCTCATCCTGCACGCGGACCACGAGCAGAACTGCTCGACCTCCACGGTGCGCCTGGTCGGCTCCTCGCATGCCAACATGTTCGCCTCCATCTCGGCCGGCATCAACGCGCTCTACGGCCCGTTGCACGGCGGTGCCAACGAGGCCGTGCTGAACATGCTGCGCTCCATCAAGTCGGACGGCGTCAAGCCCGAGGACTTCATGGAGAAGGTCAAGAACAAGGAGGACGGGGTGAAGCTCATGGGCTTCGGCCACCGCGTCTACAAGAACTACGATCCGCGGGCGAAGATCGTCAAGCAGACCGCGCATGACATCCTCGGCAAGCTCGGCGGCAACGACGAGCTGCTGGACATCGCCATGCGCCTCGAGGAGAAGGCACTAGCGGACGACTACTTCATCGAGCGCCGCCTCTACCCGAACGTCGACTTCTACACCGGCCTGATCTACAAGGCCATGGGCTTCCCGGAGAAGATGTTCACCCCGCTGTTCGCGCTCGGCCGGCTGCCCGGATGGATCGCCCAGTGGCGTGAGCTGATCGAGGACCCGGCCACGAAGATCGGGCGCCCGCGCCAGGTCTACACCGGCCACGCCTTGCGGGACTACCCCAGCCGCTGA
- the dapC gene encoding succinyldiaminopimelate transaminase, whose product MLTLPEYPWESLAPYRATASAHPGGIADLSIGTPVDSTPALIQDALAAAANAHGYPTTQGTVELREAIVAWFARRRGVAGLDPQAVIPTVGSKEFIAWLPLLLGLGPGDVVVRPTVAYPTYDIGALLVGATAVAADSLDELDAETRARVKLVWTNSPGNPTGKVASIEELRAVVAQARGLGAVVAGDECYAELGWGSWDDDDASHEGSADGGDHRSGDQRDGGAARVPCILSPEVSDGDHTNLLSVYSLSKQSNVAGYRAAFAAGDAALMSTLLNSRKHAGMIVPMPVQAAMTAALGDDSHVQEQKDRYRSRRTLLKDALEAAGLVVDHSEAGLYLWTRDGRRAPDAGNATGPGADAVAAAPTEQDSWDLVGELAELGILVGPGTFYGAAGNGYVRVALTATDDAVAQAAERLRSWR is encoded by the coding sequence GTGCTGACGCTGCCCGAATACCCCTGGGAATCCCTGGCTCCCTACCGCGCCACCGCCTCGGCCCACCCCGGTGGGATCGCAGACCTGTCCATCGGCACGCCCGTGGACAGCACACCCGCGCTCATCCAGGACGCCCTCGCGGCGGCCGCCAACGCGCACGGCTATCCGACCACTCAAGGCACCGTGGAGCTGCGCGAGGCCATCGTCGCCTGGTTCGCCCGGCGTCGCGGCGTCGCGGGGCTGGACCCGCAGGCGGTCATCCCCACCGTGGGCTCGAAGGAGTTCATCGCCTGGCTGCCGCTCCTGCTGGGCCTGGGTCCCGGCGATGTGGTGGTCCGGCCCACCGTGGCCTACCCTACCTACGACATCGGCGCCCTGCTCGTGGGCGCCACCGCCGTGGCCGCGGACTCGCTCGATGAACTAGATGCCGAGACCCGCGCCCGGGTCAAACTGGTCTGGACCAACTCCCCGGGCAACCCCACCGGGAAGGTGGCCTCGATCGAGGAACTGCGGGCCGTCGTCGCGCAGGCCCGCGGGCTGGGTGCCGTGGTGGCCGGCGACGAGTGCTATGCCGAGCTCGGCTGGGGCAGCTGGGACGACGACGACGCGAGCCACGAGGGCAGCGCGGACGGCGGGGATCATCGGAGCGGGGACCAGCGGGACGGGGGCGCCGCCAGGGTGCCCTGCATCCTGTCGCCCGAGGTGTCTGACGGCGACCACACCAACCTGCTGAGCGTGTACTCGCTGTCCAAGCAGTCCAATGTGGCCGGCTACCGTGCGGCTTTCGCGGCCGGGGATGCCGCGCTGATGTCCACCCTGCTCAACAGCCGCAAGCACGCCGGGATGATCGTGCCGATGCCGGTCCAAGCTGCCATGACGGCAGCACTCGGGGACGACTCCCACGTTCAGGAGCAGAAGGACCGGTACCGGTCCCGGCGCACTCTGCTCAAGGACGCGCTCGAGGCCGCAGGCCTCGTGGTGGACCACTCCGAGGCGGGCCTGTACCTGTGGACCCGGGACGGCCGGCGGGCCCCGGACGCGGGAAACGCCACCGGGCCAGGGGCCGACGCCGTGGCTGCGGCTCCCACCGAGCAGGACAGCTGGGATCTGGTCGGGGAGCTCGCCGAGTTGGGCATCCTGGTCGGTCCCGGCACCTTCTACGGCGCGGCCGGCAACGGCTACGTGCGAGTGGCGCTGACCGCCACTGACGACGCGGTGGCGCAGGCAGCTGAACGGCTGCGCTCCTGGCGCTGA
- the fdxA gene encoding ferredoxin, with protein MTYVIALPCVDVKDKACIEECPVDCIYEGERMLYIHPDECVDCGACEPVCPVEAIYYEDDTPDEWADYYKANVEFFDDLGSPGGAAKMGLIPKDHELITALPPQPMPEGL; from the coding sequence GTGACGTACGTCATTGCCCTGCCGTGTGTGGATGTCAAGGACAAGGCATGCATCGAAGAGTGCCCGGTCGACTGCATCTACGAAGGTGAGCGGATGTTGTACATCCACCCCGACGAGTGCGTGGACTGCGGCGCCTGCGAGCCCGTATGCCCGGTCGAGGCCATCTACTACGAGGATGACACCCCGGACGAGTGGGCCGACTACTACAAGGCCAACGTCGAGTTCTTCGACGACCTCGGATCACCGGGCGGCGCCGCGAAGATGGGCCTGATTCCCAAGGACCATGAGCTGATCACCGCCCTGCCGCCGCAGCCGATGCCCGAAGGCCTCTGA